In a genomic window of Balaenoptera ricei isolate mBalRic1 chromosome 3, mBalRic1.hap2, whole genome shotgun sequence:
- the GJC2 gene encoding gap junction gamma-2 protein: protein MTNMSWSFLTRLLEEIHNHSTFVGKVWLTVLVVFRIVLTAVGGESIYSDEQTKFTCNTRQPGCDNVCYDAFAPLSHVRFWVFQIVVISTPSVMYLGYAVHRLARASQDERRRASRRRPGRLAPRAPLPLPPPPHPGWPEPADLGEEEPMLGLGEEDEEPGAAEGLGEDDEAEDAGAAKGAGGDPKATGVPGPAGQHDGRRRIQREGLMRVYVAQLVARAAFEVAFLVGQYLLYGFEVRPFFACSRQPCPHVVDCFVSRPTEKTVFLLVMYVVSCLCLVLNLCEMAHLGLGSAQDAVRSRRPLPTTPGPMPRQQPCALPAAPSGLACPPDYSLVVRAAERARTHDQDLANLALQALQDRRSLGDLDSPPGPGLPATARGPPRAGAPASGSGSATSGGTAGGQGRPGAKPRMGSEKGSGSSSREGKTTVWI from the coding sequence ATGACCAACATGAGCTGGAGCTTCCTGACGCGGCTGCTGGAAGAGATCCACAACCACTCCACGTTCGTGGGCAAGGTATGGCTCACGGTGCTGGTGGTCTTCCGCATCGTGCTCACGGCGGTAGGCGGTGAGTCCATCTACTCCGACGAGCAGACCAAGTTCACGTGCAACACACGGCAGCCGGGCTGCGACAACGTCTGCTACGACGCCTTTGCACCCCTGTCCCACGTGCGCTTCTGGGTTTTCCAGATTGTGGTCATCTCCACGCCCTCCGTAATGTACCTGGGCTATGCCGTGCACCGCCTGGCCCGCGCCTCACAGGACGAGCGCCGCCGTGCCTCTCGCCGCCGACCAGGCCGCCTCGCGCCCCGCGCACCCCTGCCGTTGCCCCCACCGCCCCACCCGGGCTGGCCCGAGCCCGCAGACCTGGGCGAAGAGGAGCCCATGCTGGGCCTGGGTGAAGAGGACGAGGAGCCGGGGGCGGCCGAGGGCCTGGGCGAAGATGATGAGGCTGAGGACGCGGGTGCAGCCAAGGGCGCAGGAGGGGACCCAAAGGCGACTGGGGTCCCAGGCCCGGCAGGTCAGCATGACGGGCGGCGGCGCATCCAGCGCGAGGGCCTAATGCGTGTGTACGTCGCCCAGCTGGTGGCGCGGGCCGCCTTCGAGGTGGCCTTCCTGGTGGGCCAGTACCTGCTGTATGGTTTCGAGGTGCGGCCCTTCTTCGCGTGCAGCCGCCAGCCCTGCCCGCACGTGGTCGACTGCTTCGTGTCACGACCCACTGAGAAGACAGTCTTCCTGCTGGTCATGTACGTGGTCAGCTGCCTCTGCCTGGTGCTCAACCTCTGTGAGATGGCGCACCTGGGCCTGGGCAGCGCGCAAGACGCTGTGCGCAGCCGCcgccccctgcccaccacccctgGCCCCATGCCTCGCCAGCAGCCCTGTGCTCTGCCCGCCGCGCCTTCGGGCCTGGCCTGCCCGCCAGACTACAGCCTGGTGGTGCGCGCGGCTGAGCGCGCACGCACCCACGATCAGGACCTGGCCAACCTGGCACTGCAGGCGCTGCAGGACCGGCGGTCGCTTGGGGACCTCGACAGCCCACCAGGCCCTGGCCTTCCGGCAACCGCCCGGGGGCCCCCGAGGGCCGGCGCCCCTGCCTCCGGGTCGGGCAGCGCCACGTCGGGGGGCACTGCCGGGGGCCAGGGCCGGCCAGGGGCCAAACCCAGGATGGGCTCTGAGAAGGGCAGTGGGAGCAGCAGCAGGGAGGGTAAGACCACCGTGTGGATCTGA
- the GUK1 gene encoding guanylate kinase isoform X1 gives MLRRPLAGLAAAALRRVPSDGMSGPRPVVLSGPSGAGKSTLLKRLLQEHSSIFGFSVSHTTRDPRPGEENGKDYYFVTREVMQRDIAAGDFIEHAEFSGNLYGTSKAAVRAVQAMNRICVLDVDLQGVRNIKKTDLRPIYIFVQPPSLDVLEQRLRQRNTETEESLAKRLAAARADMESSKEPGLFDLIIVNDSLDKAYWVLKEALSEEIKKAQATGHS, from the exons GGATGTCAGGACCAAGGCCCGTTGTCCTGAGCGGACCCTCAGGGGCTGGGAAGAGCACCCTACTGAAGAGACTCCTGCAGGAACACAGCAGTATCTTCGGCTTCAGCGTGTCCC ACACCACAAGGGACCCGAGGCCAGGAGAGGAGAACGGCAAAG ATTACTACTTTGTGACCAGGGAGGTGATGCAGCGGGACATTGCCGCCGGAGACTTCATCGAGCATGCTGAGTTCTCAGGGAACTTGTATGGGACCAG CAAAGCAGCTGTGCGGGCCGTGCAGGCCATGAACCGCATCTGCGTGCTGGATGTGGACCTGCAGGGCGTGCGCAACATCAAGAAGACCGACCTGCGGCCCATCTACATCTTTGTGCAGCCACCCTCACTGGATGTCCTG GAGCAGCGGCTGCGGCAGCGGAACACAGAGACGGAGGAGAGCCTGGCTAAGCGTCTGGCTGCTGCCCGGGCCGACATGGAGAGCA GCAAGGAGCCCGGCCTGTTTGACCTGATCATCGTCAACGACAGTCTGGACAAGGCCTACTGGGTCCTGAAGGAGGCGCTCTCCgag GAAATAAAGAAGGCTCAAGCAACTGGTCACTCCTGA
- the GUK1 gene encoding guanylate kinase isoform X2, with protein sequence MLRRPLAGLAAAALRRVPSDGMSGPRPVVLSGPSGAGKSTLLKRLLQEHSSIFGFSVSHTTRDPRPGEENGKDYYFVTREVMQRDIAAGDFIEHAEFSGNLYGTSKAAVRAVQAMNRICVLDVDLQGVRNIKKTDLRPIYIFVQPPSLDVLEQRLRQRNTETEESLAKRLAAARADMESRNKEGSSNWSLLRRSTGYNSSGGA encoded by the exons GGATGTCAGGACCAAGGCCCGTTGTCCTGAGCGGACCCTCAGGGGCTGGGAAGAGCACCCTACTGAAGAGACTCCTGCAGGAACACAGCAGTATCTTCGGCTTCAGCGTGTCCC ACACCACAAGGGACCCGAGGCCAGGAGAGGAGAACGGCAAAG ATTACTACTTTGTGACCAGGGAGGTGATGCAGCGGGACATTGCCGCCGGAGACTTCATCGAGCATGCTGAGTTCTCAGGGAACTTGTATGGGACCAG CAAAGCAGCTGTGCGGGCCGTGCAGGCCATGAACCGCATCTGCGTGCTGGATGTGGACCTGCAGGGCGTGCGCAACATCAAGAAGACCGACCTGCGGCCCATCTACATCTTTGTGCAGCCACCCTCACTGGATGTCCTG GAGCAGCGGCTGCGGCAGCGGAACACAGAGACGGAGGAGAGCCTGGCTAAGCGTCTGGCTGCTGCCCGGGCCGACATGGAGAGCA GAAATAAAGAAGGCTCAAGCAACTGGTCACTCCTGAGGAGGTCCACCGGCTATAACTCCTCAGGTGGGGCCTAG